One genomic region from Deltaproteobacteria bacterium encodes:
- a CDS encoding nuclear transport factor 2 family protein produces MTLEDRVALLENVREIEQLKYRYARCCDGGYDLDGFRAIFVPNGTWSANGYGEFHGHEEICNFFRELSQSVVDVLHYVTSPHITIAEDGRTATGTFYLHCLSRVCRKRDRSLIDFVVQMGAYTDTFVKTDAGWRFTSINVNVTHTNRLDTHSEAYT; encoded by the coding sequence ATGACACTTGAAGACCGGGTTGCGTTGCTTGAAAACGTGCGCGAGATCGAGCAACTGAAGTATCGCTACGCGCGCTGCTGCGACGGTGGCTATGACCTCGATGGGTTCAGGGCAATCTTCGTTCCCAACGGCACGTGGTCGGCGAATGGTTATGGCGAATTTCACGGCCACGAGGAGATCTGTAATTTTTTTCGGGAGCTGTCGCAGTCCGTGGTCGACGTGCTGCACTACGTGACTTCACCTCACATCACGATCGCCGAGGATGGACGCACGGCAACCGGAACATTCTATCTGCACTGCTTATCGCGCGTCTGTCGTAAACGTGACCGGTCGTTGATTGATTTCGTCGTTCAGATGGGAGCCTACACCGACACGTTCGTCAAAACTGATGCCGGATGGCGCTTCACGTCCATCAATGTCAACGTCACGCATACGAACCGGCTCGATACGCACTCGGAAGCTTACACCTAG